AGAAGAGAATAAAAGATCTGGAGCCATACCGTGTAACAGTTGAGTTAATGAAGCAAGCTAAGCCGGATGCTGTATTTATGCATTGTCTACCAGCACATAGAGGGCAAGAGGTTGTTGATGAAGTAATTGATGGTAAATGGAGTATTGTATGGGATCAAGCAGAGAACCGTAAACATGTACAAAAAGCTATTCTTGCACTCATCATTCCATAGAACAAGGTATACGCGTATATTAGAGAAACAATTTTTATTTTTTCAAAAGATTATCTTTTTAAAAGCTGAAACATGTTTTATGAATTAGTTGTTTATTGTGATGGTGGAAAGAAATGAGCCGATCATTTTATAGGATCGTTGATAAGATTTATTTGTGGCTGGATAAAAGACCTGGTGCAGGTAAGGCATTAACATATCTTGTCTTATTATTAATTATTGTTTTCGGCATATATGTGCGTGGATTACCAGCTATAAATTATGGATTAGAGCTACATGCTAATGACCCATGGATCGAGTATTGGCAAGCGAACTATACAGTTACCCATGGCTTATTATCATGGTATAGTCTAACAAGACAAAATCCCGATACACATATATTCTGGTATCCATGGGGCAGAGATTTTACTAGGTCAAGCTATCCAGGCCTCCCAATATGGACTGCTTTAACTTATCCTCTTGTTAAACCATTTGGATTAACAATTAAGGATTGGATAGTTCTACAGCCATTATTGTTTGCAGTAATCGCTTTCATCACTATATTTCTAGCAGCCAAAGAACTTACTAGGGGAAATATTTTCGCAGGCCTCTTCGCTGTCCTAATGTATGCTGTTGTTCCTGCCGCCAGTGATAGAAATATTGTTGGTTTCGTTGAGAAGGAAGGTATAGCTTTAGGCTTCATATTCTTATTTATATATTTCTACGCTAAGCTGGCTAGGACTATAAACGATAAGGGGGCAGGGGGGACTGCTAAGATAAAATATGCTGTTCTAGCAGGTCTTTCAATGGCTGTTGTAGGATGGTTCTGGGGTGGATACAGCTATTTGCTTGGGAGCTTCATCTTATTCCTCATGCTATATCCGTTGTTTGCTCCTAAAGAGATAACTTTAGATTTTATAAAGTATAATATACTCGTAGTAGTTCTCTCACTATTATTTGTCAGTGTATCTCCTTCAATAATAGTTCATCTAGGACTATATCCATTCAGAATCCGTGGATTAGCAACATTAATGCTTGGACTATTGTTATTGCCTATACTATTCTATCTACTCCATAACGGCTACAAGTATTTACATCTTAAGAAGCCATTGATCGGTGTATGGCATTATTTCGGAATACTAGTGATCGTAGTGATTGCTGGCCTAGCCCTTATCTCTGCGGGAGTAATCAATATTGGTGCCAGATATGCATGGGCTCTAGGTTTACACTTTGTTAAGGCTCCACCACTAGTTAGAAGTGTTGAAGAGCACCAACCAGCTATTCAATCAGCTGGAATACTGGGAGTACTTCATTCATGGGGTACAGGGGTTTACTGGTTATTCTTTGTTTCACCATTGTTCCTAGCATTTTTCGGGGCTCTATACTTACTATATAAGGGAGGAGCTGATCGAATATATGTTGCCATAGGCTTCCTACTCGCATTCTACGCATATTTCAACGCTGCATACTTCGAAGCTTTAGCATCATCGTATGGATTATTAGTTGCAGGAATATTTTCAGGATACTTGTGGAGTAGAGTGGTTCCTACAAGACAGGAAATTAATGAGTGGAGGAGGGGGAGAGCAAGGATTAAGACTGATTCAGGATTCAGAATAATCGCTGGAGTACTGGTGGTTCTAGTATTTATTAATCTTGGATTCAGCGGCTACAATATCTATGCACAATATGAAAACACAATATACTCGATAATGAGTGGTGGAGCACCAATCAATGCGCGCACGGATGCATGGTATCAAACACTAGATTTCCTAAGAACAAATACTAGTAAGGATTCATTAGTTGTGGCTTGGTGGGATTATGGATACTGGATAAGCGTTGGCGCTCATAGAGCAACTGTTGCAGATGGTGCAACTCTTAACTCTACACAGATATCATTACTAGCAAAAATACTGACAGCAAAGAACTCGTCTGAAGCAGTAGAGCTTTTGAAGAAGCTGAAAGCACCAGTAAATAAGACGTACATTCTAGTTTTCGATGTTTTCCAGTTCCTGCCGCGGCAAGGTAATTCTTATATGGTATATCCTGTAAGAGCTGGGTTGATTATTGGATTAGTAGATATTCCTAAGAGTAGGTGGATGATAGAGATTGGCGGTAGGGATATGAGCGAATACTTCTACCTATACAGGGATCCAAGCGGCGGCGTGGTTCTTGCACCCAGATTTGATGAACCAGATACTCTACCATTAATATATAAGATCCTGGTAGACAGCATACTTTACCTGAACATTCAAGACAAGAACCATACATATTACTTTACATGGTATACAGGTACACCTACCACTTTAAGCTACGAGTATCTAAGTAGTCTTAGCAGGTATGGATTAAATATAAAGTATGAAATAGATGCTTATCAAACCAAGACGTTAACCTTGGCAGATAGACCTCTAGCCAATGATCCCTATATTAAGCCATATATGGTTATTGCTAAACCATTCTATGGAATAACGCTTAGAAGCGGTGGATCACTTGTAGAAGTAATAAGTATTTATCAAGTAACGATGCCAAACACGACTGGAAGCTAAAACATAATTAAACATGATGTATCCATCTCCTTTTAATAAAATCTCTTATAGATAATTTAAGCGGGTGTAGCGTATTGATATTTAGGCGTAAAAAGATTAATCCATACAAGGCGACTTTATACGCTATTTACAATGTTAAGCAAGGCATGAGCCGTATAGAGGCTTTAATGGATAGAATTAAGAACCGTAGACGCCGCATGCTCGAAATAGCTGCGCAGCTTGAAATGCGTGGTGAAACATTTCTAGCCAAGAAATATGCATCTGAAATAGCAAAGCTGGACAAGATTCATTCGAGACTTGCAGATCTGAGATTGGTTCTTGAAAAAATAGTATTAAGCCTTGAATACGCTATGACCCTGCATAATTTCAAAGGTATAGCTAAGGAGGTTCTAAACTTAACTAATGAATTAAAGAAGCTTCCAGAAGCAACTATTCCAGACATAGGCTTGTTATTTGCTAATTTAGAATCAACTCTTAGAAGCCTAGAAGCGTCTAGCTATGAAATACCAGATATAAGTTATCCATCTATTATGGAGGACTATGGTGATTCTGAGAAAATACTTATGGAGGCTAGAGAAATTGTTAAGAAGAAGTTGGAGACAGAACTAGCTGTTAGTAATGATAACAATTATTAGTTAGTCATAAGATAAGAGCATACTTCTTCTCCTCCTTCAGCAACACTATCTTAACTTTTAGCTTCTCCAATAATTCCTTAAGTTCAGGTGGAATACTTGATACTAGATCAATAGGCATAGTTATTATGTGACTATTAAACTTCTTGTTGAGAATTGCCGAGCCAAGTGCATACGCTAATGCTTTTAACTGTGTAGGCTTATCGATTGCCGGATCAATTACCCATACACCTATTCTTTCATTGTTTTCTTTAGCAATAATATCTGGTGCTAATGGTTTTCTATGATACTGGTTCTCATAGGCTTCATATCCAATCTTCTTAAGTTCCTCAATTATTTGAGCCAATAAATGCTTTCTAGTCGGTATAAATCTATATTCTTCTAAGTACTTTTCTAAAGGTCCATGTATTTCCGGATCATAAAGTGTATATCTACCTCTAGCAATTCTGAAGAGGAAGAGCTTGTCTGGGTCACGGTAGCGGTCCTTACTATTACTATTAACTGTTACTAAGTCTATTTCAAAATCTAGACTGGTCTCGGGACGTGTTGGATCAAGTGTTTTAGCGAATTTTGTTAATTCTTTTCTGCTAAATCTTTTCTTACCCGATTTGACCAGTTGTTCTGCGGCTTCCTTAAGGATCATCCAGTTAGGTTTCTTGCTGAGATTTCCTAGATTGTTAGCCAAGGCTTTTCACCAGATAAATAAACATGGTTTAATTCCCGTAATAAATTTATTCTAGCTGGGTTGATCAGAAGAGGTTTAGTGAATGAATAAAATAATGGTTAAAAATAGGTTCAGGATATAAAAATAAAGTTACACCATATAATATTAGTTAACGATTTACTCAGAAGCGTTCTCCTGGAAAGTATTTATGAGTTTTCTTGCTAACTCTTTAATTGCTTTTGCAGCTTCTGCATCAGGATATTCAATATAGTATGGAACACCCTTATCTAATGCTTCACCAATGTAGGGATCTAAAGGTATTTTTGCTAGAAGTTCTGTATTGAATTTTTTAGCTAGTTCTTCCCCTGTGCTTTTCCCTAATACATAATATATTGAGCCGCATTTAGGGCATTTAAAGTAGCTCATATTCTCCACGATGCCTAGTAATCTAACATTGTTATTTACTACGAAATTTATCGCTTTAGCAACTATTACTTCGGACAATACACTTGGGGCTGTAACAATAATTGCTCCATCAAGATCTTTTATTGTTTGAACAATAGTAATTGCTTCATCGCCTGTTCCCGGGGGAAGATCAATTATTAAGAAATCGTTTTCTCCCCAGTTCACCTTAGCTAAAAATTCTGTTATAGCTTTAGATTTTAATGGGCCCCTCCAAATAATTGGCGTATCAGGTGAGTCAAGCATTAAGTTTGTAGCTACAACTTTTATTCCCAATGGACCCGGAGTGGGCTCTATACCGTTTGCACTAGCATATAGCCTCATACCATGCATTGCAAGAACTGTAGGTATTGAGGAACCATGTATGTCTGCATCGAGTAAAGCTATCCTATACCCCTCAGAGGCTAGTGCTAGACTCAACATTGCAGATACAAATGTTTTCCCTACTCCTCCCTTACCGCTTAAAACCATTATTTTATGTTTGGTTTTACTTAGTCTCTCCCTAGCATCATTCATTAACTTGTAGATGGACGTAAACGTTCTCTGTTGTGTTGGGGCTTGGCTAGTATTTTGGCTCATATTGATCAACCCATAACTAGTTAATAGCCTTGTCAAAGCTCTAATATAATGTTTAAACCCCTAATAAAACATGATAAATGTTTACTTGTAAGGAATAATAATGTATAGGAAGATAAGCGCAACATATATCTCTAATATTTATTCAGGAAATGGTGTTGATGATTTTGAGCAGTGACGAAAGATATGCTATGGTTTCAAAAAAGCTTTTAAAACAACAGTTTATTAGCTTAACAATTAATGTTTTAGGCGGATTTGCTTCAAGCATATTTTTAGGCATGTATAGGTTTTTTATAAGAGATAACCCATGGATTCTTGCAATTAATCCTCCACTAAAAGATCTCAATGGAAATATTTATTCAAGCCTATTATCCCGTTTAAATAGCGGATTATATCTTGGATCAATTAAGCCTAGGCTCAGGGATAAAGTAGTAATAAGCAATATATTGGTTGTATTATCCACGTTGGTCATAACAAGTACAATCATATTATTTACTACATGGATTCTTATAGGTGGAGACTCATTATTAATATTTGAAGCTGCTTTGCCCTCAATGATTTTTGTATCAATTATAATGTATCCGTTTACATCTTATTCATCCATATATTTATATAGGCATGGATATGAGCCTGAAAGCTTAATGTTGCCCGTTGTTTTTCTGTTATCGGATATCATTACTACACCGGTACTCATTGGTTATTCATTACTGGTATTGTCTAATAATATGATTAGACATATTGTTTTCATATTAATATTGTTGGTTACTGTGTTTTTAGCTTATATATCATACATGTACAGGTTACGTGGGACTTTTAGAACTATAGGTGAAAGCCAATTAGTATTAATTTTCTGCTTATTCCTAGATGTTGGAGCAGGTGCTTTTCTAGCTAGAAACATTGATCTCCTAGTATCTTATCCCTTCATAATATTGACTGTGTCTGTTTTTAATGGATTAATGGGGTCTTTGACATCAATCTATGCAATTAGACAGAATGTTCTATATCATATAGGCTTAACAAGTCTTAAGCCGGATAAGAAAAAGCTGAGCTATCTCCCCTACATGTATGTTTTATCAATCTATACATCGTTTTTAATATCAATAATAGGTTATGCTCTAACATATATCGTAACCGGCGGCTCAGTGTTGTCGATTGGTATCGCGATACTTATATCACTAGTATCATCTATAATTATAACACCTATTCTATGGGTTTTGATACAAATATTTGCTTATCTAAGCTTTAAAATAGGTTTTGACCCCGATAATGTTATGTCACCCATACTGACTAGCATGATAGATATTATAGGCACAATCACATATATCGTAACTGCTAACATGATTATTTCCGCAATATTGGCTTAGCATTAATATAAAACAGATGGATAATTATTTTCTAGAATCCATTAAAAGAACACATATACATAAATAGTGAAGTCATGGTGTGAAAAATTGATATGTAGTGCTGCCCCCGCCAAAGTTATTTTATTCGGAGAACACTTCGTTGTAAAGGGTAAGCCAGCAATAGTTACAGCTGTTAATCTATATGCTAAAACATGTATTATGGAATTAGAGAGTGGAAAACACCTGCTTATCTCTAAGCAGCTCCGACAAGAAACTGATCTCGACAAAGAACATGTTCCCGAACAACTAGCGCAATTCAAACGTATATATGAAATCATATATGAGAAGTATGGGGTTATTAGGGGTTTTAAAGCAATTATTGATTCCGATATACCCGTATCCTCTGGCATGGGATCGTCTGCAGCAACGGCAGTATCTTTTACACATTCATTACTGAGATTTTTAGGGGTTGAATTCAAACTTGAGGATGTAAATAATATAGCTTATGAAGCAGAAAAACTAGTTCACGGAAAGCCTAGTGGTATAGATAACACTGTTTCAACGTTTGGCGGAATAATATATTATAAGCGGGGATATATGGAAAAACTAAATGTTAAATGGCCCCAAAACCTTTCATTAGTTGTTGTTGATTCAGGTATTAAGAGAAATACTGGAAAAGTTGTAATGGATGTTTTGGAAAGATATGAGAGACACGAAGAAATAATGAAGCACATATATGTTGCAGCCGAGCAACTTGTTAATAAAGCTAAGAATTTGATCTTATCTAGTCGTTTCTATGATTTAGGCGAGTTAATAAGTATAAATCAGAGTTTACTAGAATCTATAGGTGTTTCTATATTCGAGACAGACAGGATCATATACGCTATGATTGAGAGCGGCGGATTGGGAGCTAAGATCAGCGGTGCTGGTAGAGGGGGAATAGTTTATGGATTATTTATGGAAAACAGCCTTAACAATGCAATTCATAGATTGAAAAATATTGGTTATAAACCCATCATTGTGAAGCCCGTTGAGAAGGGCGTTATAGAATTTCATAGTTCATAGTTGAAGATATATCACTAATTTATGAATCCGCCTAGGATTTAGTGTGATAAAATACTTGATACAGGTGATTAGAATATGTTTAATAATGATAAGAGCAGGGTTCATAAGAGGATCAAGTATACAGATAATGTTTT
This is a stretch of genomic DNA from Staphylothermus hellenicus DSM 12710. It encodes these proteins:
- a CDS encoding STT3 domain-containing protein; translation: MSRSFYRIVDKIYLWLDKRPGAGKALTYLVLLLIIVFGIYVRGLPAINYGLELHANDPWIEYWQANYTVTHGLLSWYSLTRQNPDTHIFWYPWGRDFTRSSYPGLPIWTALTYPLVKPFGLTIKDWIVLQPLLFAVIAFITIFLAAKELTRGNIFAGLFAVLMYAVVPAASDRNIVGFVEKEGIALGFIFLFIYFYAKLARTINDKGAGGTAKIKYAVLAGLSMAVVGWFWGGYSYLLGSFILFLMLYPLFAPKEITLDFIKYNILVVVLSLLFVSVSPSIIVHLGLYPFRIRGLATLMLGLLLLPILFYLLHNGYKYLHLKKPLIGVWHYFGILVIVVIAGLALISAGVINIGARYAWALGLHFVKAPPLVRSVEEHQPAIQSAGILGVLHSWGTGVYWLFFVSPLFLAFFGALYLLYKGGADRIYVAIGFLLAFYAYFNAAYFEALASSYGLLVAGIFSGYLWSRVVPTRQEINEWRRGRARIKTDSGFRIIAGVLVVLVFINLGFSGYNIYAQYENTIYSIMSGGAPINARTDAWYQTLDFLRTNTSKDSLVVAWWDYGYWISVGAHRATVADGATLNSTQISLLAKILTAKNSSEAVELLKKLKAPVNKTYILVFDVFQFLPRQGNSYMVYPVRAGLIIGLVDIPKSRWMIEIGGRDMSEYFYLYRDPSGGVVLAPRFDEPDTLPLIYKILVDSILYLNIQDKNHTYYFTWYTGTPTTLSYEYLSSLSRYGLNIKYEIDAYQTKTLTLADRPLANDPYIKPYMVIAKPFYGITLRSGGSLVEVISIYQVTMPNTTGS
- the mvk gene encoding mevalonate kinase; this translates as MICSAAPAKVILFGEHFVVKGKPAIVTAVNLYAKTCIMELESGKHLLISKQLRQETDLDKEHVPEQLAQFKRIYEIIYEKYGVIRGFKAIIDSDIPVSSGMGSSAATAVSFTHSLLRFLGVEFKLEDVNNIAYEAEKLVHGKPSGIDNTVSTFGGIIYYKRGYMEKLNVKWPQNLSLVVVDSGIKRNTGKVVMDVLERYERHEEIMKHIYVAAEQLVNKAKNLILSSRFYDLGELISINQSLLESIGVSIFETDRIIYAMIESGGLGAKISGAGRGGIVYGLFMENSLNNAIHRLKNIGYKPIIVKPVEKGVIEFHSS
- a CDS encoding Mrp/NBP35 family ATP-binding protein; amino-acid sequence: MSQNTSQAPTQQRTFTSIYKLMNDARERLSKTKHKIMVLSGKGGVGKTFVSAMLSLALASEGYRIALLDADIHGSSIPTVLAMHGMRLYASANGIEPTPGPLGIKVVATNLMLDSPDTPIIWRGPLKSKAITEFLAKVNWGENDFLIIDLPPGTGDEAITIVQTIKDLDGAIIVTAPSVLSEVIVAKAINFVVNNNVRLLGIVENMSYFKCPKCGSIYYVLGKSTGEELAKKFNTELLAKIPLDPYIGEALDKGVPYYIEYPDAEAAKAIKELARKLINTFQENASE
- a CDS encoding DUF7669 domain-containing protein; the protein is MANNLGNLSKKPNWMILKEAAEQLVKSGKKRFSRKELTKFAKTLDPTRPETSLDFEIDLVTVNSNSKDRYRDPDKLFLFRIARGRYTLYDPEIHGPLEKYLEEYRFIPTRKHLLAQIIEELKKIGYEAYENQYHRKPLAPDIIAKENNERIGVWVIDPAIDKPTQLKALAYALGSAILNKKFNSHIITMPIDLVSSIPPELKELLEKLKVKIVLLKEEKKYALIL
- a CDS encoding magnesium transporter, with the translated sequence MILSSDERYAMVSKKLLKQQFISLTINVLGGFASSIFLGMYRFFIRDNPWILAINPPLKDLNGNIYSSLLSRLNSGLYLGSIKPRLRDKVVISNILVVLSTLVITSTIILFTTWILIGGDSLLIFEAALPSMIFVSIIMYPFTSYSSIYLYRHGYEPESLMLPVVFLLSDIITTPVLIGYSLLVLSNNMIRHIVFILILLVTVFLAYISYMYRLRGTFRTIGESQLVLIFCLFLDVGAGAFLARNIDLLVSYPFIILTVSVFNGLMGSLTSIYAIRQNVLYHIGLTSLKPDKKKLSYLPYMYVLSIYTSFLISIIGYALTYIVTGGSVLSIGIAILISLVSSIIITPILWVLIQIFAYLSFKIGFDPDNVMSPILTSMIDIIGTITYIVTANMIISAILA